A region of the Phoenix dactylifera cultivar Barhee BC4 chromosome 10, palm_55x_up_171113_PBpolish2nd_filt_p, whole genome shotgun sequence genome:
ATTCTTAAAAATGACTAGAAAAATGAAAtaaccaaataaaataaataaaaaacatCTTTTCAGTAAAACAGTTTTTCAGAAGcacaaaaaaaatgataagcAAATAATCCTTTCTAGCAAAACTATATCTCAGAAGCACCATTATGATCCATCAAGGCCGTAATcacaataatttttttagaaaaaggaaaattcaaagcaaaagttacATTCTGCTCATAATATCACAACAAGCATGTTAACAAGAGTTCCCTATAGGAGTTTTGTAAGATGTCCGAGAATTTGATCTATACCACCTCACCTAAGTTACAAATATACATGGATGACAATCAAAATTTGGTCTATCTTTTGATTCTGGTCATTTTTTTATGTGCATGCACCTGATTTTTgagccttttttcttttttctttttttttttttttgtcaagcaGACAAGTCTATTTACTTTTAAAATGTAAAAGAGGTGGGACTATATAGGAGCAACTGGTTCATGAGCTACTACCTTAAGCATCACACAGTCCTGATGGAAAGTCGAAGGGCAATTATCGCAGCATATCAAGTGCCCACCATCTGCACAAACCCCACACGTGTCATCACTGGGATCTGAACCAACAGTTCCTactgtctgaaaaccaactttattaagtttcttttccttctcccaAGCTTCCAGGAGGCATTGTGTTAATGTTTTTCCTGACATTAGGAAAATGTTATCCCAAGGCAGGTAAAGATCGCTGCCAGCATGAGCTTTGAATTTTGACAATGGCTCAACCTCCTTGCAACTGTCGCACCAAATTCCTCCTCTAGTCACCAAACCATTAGGAATGTTACCCATGCTGTTCTTTGATATGTAAACAACCTTTTCGTTTTCTGTTAGAATGCCAAAATCAATTAGCCAAGATAGTATAGTAAGTTTTGTTTGTGATGAGATCTCTTCATGATGATTTTCTTTTCCATTCCTCCTAACAATTAGACTGCATCCACGACTccgctttttcttttgttttgtatttAAATTTCCACCACTAGCTGGCTTCCTTTTAGCCACCTCAATCTCCTTTTGAGAAGCAGAGGATTTTTCCGATCCTGGATTCTTTGCCTTGCCACCTTTTCTAGAATCATGACTCTCCACCTGTTTGGGTGTTCTGAATTTTTGGCTGTCTGATTTCTTACTGTTAGTTTGCTTCAACTGCATATTATCTGATTCAGGACTTCTTCCTTCCTTGTCGTTGAGTCCGGAGAAATTAGTTATTAGCTCTTCCTGATTCTTCAGCACTGTGTTGGCTGCAAACTTGGACAAATCTAAAAAGGTATCATCAACCCCCATTTCtgcatacaattcatcatctaCACAAACATGTTTGCCGTTTATACGCACAGATCTCCTGACTCCAAGTACATCACCAGATTGATGCATATCACTGACATCAGTTTGACGTGAAAGGATTGCAATGCTGCAGTCCAGTTTTTGAGCTTCAGAACCCGAGCTTTTGCCTGTCATACTAAAATTCATCTTCTCATCTATTACACTCTctgaaactaatgactttccctTGTTCTTTCTAGGAGCTGTGTTAACAACAGATTTAGATGAAGCCAAGTTGTTTTCTACCATCAATTCTGCATGCACTTCTGAATCCACTGGAACATTTTTCTTATTTGCACGCCTGGACCTCCTAACTCCAACTATTTGGCTATCTTTCTCCACACAGGTTGTGCTGCTATGTGTATTTCTTGTAACCCCCATACTGCTGGATTTTGACTTTCTGACTTCATTGTTCGATGATTGATCTATCATGCATACTTCAGGCATGTTATCAAGCACAATTTTTGCTTGTGAAGTTCTAAATTTCTGCTCCTCCTTGCCCCTCACTGCATTTACTGCATTTCCGCTGACTCTGCATGTAGACAAATATGAGAAGTTGCCGTCAGTTTCTGCATTATCCACTTTACTTTCTACAGGAACATGTCTCCCGCTAATTTGCATAGATTTCCTTACTTCAAGCAATTCTCCATCTTGGCGTGTGCCATTTGTACAGGGTCTATCATTTTCTATAGTCAAACTGCAGCTACCAGCCATCTTATTGGATTCATTGTCCAAGCATCTATCTTCGACATGTAATTTTGTTTTCTCGTCTACCATGCTCGATGAAACCACCTGGTTCGCTCCTTCAGATACCACCGTACCTGGCATGTTTGATGAAGCCTTGCTAATTTTATAGACAGAATACTGTTTTAACTGGGGAGGCTTTTTGCTTGTCATTTCAGGCTCCACATTCCCTCTGATTGTAGAATTCTTTGTCCTGATGCTTTCGCCCTTCTTGCCACTGCCCTCAGCTGCAACATGACTCTGCATGGTTACGTTGCTGGAGGGGAGCCCTGCAATGGAATTGCCATCAGATGTTGTTCCACTTTGCAGGCCTACATTGCTCGTCATTCCAGGCTCCACATTCTCTCTGATTGTAGAATTCTTTGTCTTGATGCTTTTCCCCTTCTTACCACCGCCCTCATATGCAACTCCACTTTGCAGGGGTACATTGCTAGCAGGGATCTCTGCAATGGAGTTGCCGGGAGCTGCTGCTCCGCTTTGCAGGCCTACATTGCTCGCAGAGAGCCCTCCAACAAAGGTACCATCAAGCCCCCTGTTCTCCCGGAATTGGGATGCACTCCATGCCTTCTCCTTATACTTTGAAGTACCATGTAGAAAGGTCTCGAATGCTTTGGGAAGGGAATAATAAGCAATACCATTGGGAGAGATGTAAATGTAGTCACCAAAGCCAGGCCGAAATATCACCCTCCATCCAAAGAATTGCAAAAGGTTCACTAGGTATGGGGGCGGCAGTCCTGATTTGGAGCCAAACATACTGTTGTCTCCTACCGGTGGTATCTCGGAAGCATTCTTACCGACTGATTGCCCTTGTTTCGGTCTGGTGGGTCTGCTTGCTGAACTACTGCTCTTCCTGGCCTTCTTCTCTGGCACCCAATCCGGATCCTGCATTTCGCTGGAGGTCCTTTTACCTTTCTGACTTTCTGATGCCGATGATGCTTCATCTGTTGAATTAGATAAAGTGTCCATTTTGCTGACAGCATTAAGATTGGGAGTCCCCTCTACTGTGTTCTGGTTGAAAGCATTAGAAGCCACCGGAAATGCAGAAGAGTTGCCCAATCCAACAGTGTTGTTTCCCAAGTTTAGGACCAAGAACGAGCCATTCAAAGTCGAATTCTCCATGGGTGGGGAGCCATTAGAGCAAAACCCTAGGCCAAGACAAACTAATCCTGCAAAACCACCGATTTCCGGCTTTCAATGGCACCAACACAATTCAAGAACCAAATAGATCATCCAAAAAACACGCATGCACACACCCACATAAAGAAAGGCCAGCGCCTTTTTGCCGCAAATTAATAGAAATCCTAGAAGTAATAAACCTCCAAACAAATCCAGAAAGAAGATATATTCCAATCCTGTTGAAACCTTCAATCCAATAGATGAAAAAGTGGTTTTTGTTTCTCTAATTTGATCGGAAAAAGCAccaaaacccaaaaaaaaggatccggatttctcctagaaaactaacGAGCAGTACCAAGTTTTCACATGCAATCAACCAATCACATTAATGCAATGCACCATCAAAAAGACAACACCGGAAGAAAGAAACAACCAAAGACGAGCAATCTCCGTCTATAAACCTCCAATCGGTTACTCCTAAAAAAAAGAATACTCCAATCAGTTCAAAACTCCGAAAAACTTCAACCTAacccaataaaaaaaaactagaaaaaaagAACGAGGAAAAAACCGATGATTATAATCCGATGTAATTAAAATGGCTTACTTGAAACGAGACGATTTCAGCTCCTCCAAACCAACCCATCCTCGaatcaaaagagagaaaaagcatTAGGGTTTTTCTCTCCCGTttccttggaggaggaggaggaggaggaggagacgagGAAGAGACCGATATTGGCTCGGGCTCCGTCTCCGTTTTCTTActttctttgatttgtttttttgtttctctAAAGGTAAAAGTAGAGAGAGCTATCGTTCGTTATTTATAGAAATTTTTTCCATCACGGTCACTTTGGGATGGTATCGCAAATTAATCTTTTGTATCAGATTCCATCAAACCCTTCGCTGCATGCAGCTAATGAGCCTCTTATGTTATTTCTTTAACGTCCCCTCCTTTCCCCTGCCTCGCGGGTAAGCGTAGCGGATATCTGCTTCCCCTGATGGACACTAGGATTTCTGGTGTAAAACAGGAGACATCGTAGGAGGAGGGGGCTTGTGCTGGATTAGATGGCGGCACGTGCGAAGGCGGTGCCTGTCAGTTAGGCTGGACGTGGTGTAAGGTGTTTGGTAGGTTAAGGCGACTAGCGGATCGGCTTACGTGGGAAGGAGGAGAATGTTGGGAGATCGCATTGGGAGCGGACCCAACTCGATTCTGGTCACGTGCGGTGGGAATAAGAAGGGTTGCTTAAATAGTAGTTTGGGCACGAAGCAGTCGATTTAATGTTGCTGGTTGTTTACAGGGAGCGCAGCTCAGCTGTCTCCCCGCGGTTTCACAGCTTTATGAACTAATATGTCAAATTATTATTAGCAAGCAAGGTGGAGCCCATGGTTGATGCTGGCTCAGGCCATATATATTCGCATTCTACTTTGGGATGGTCATCTAGAATGTTGCATGAAACGCAAATTTATCGGTTGATATGGCATAGTTAAATCAGCAAGCATTTTAGGACTGGGAGGCCATGTTTGATGAGGACATCCTGGACATGTAGCTCACCTTCTATTCTAGTATTGCCATCTAAGACATTCTTTTAGACACAAATTCGTAGATTGATATGTTCAAATATGTTTTGCCAGTTTTCTTGGTTGATATGCTGCAATTTCATtggcaagtttttttttttttggtaagaatCATTGGCTATTGATGTGGCTAAAATATATCAACCAATGAGGAGGTGACATGtggcgaaaaaaaaaaaaaggatgtggTACTATTTAAATTCGAACTTTTGGGCCCCAATTAAACAAAGCTTAAATCTCTTCCCGATGAAACAAAGACTGTAGAGCATGAATTCATTAAAAGAAAGAGCCtttgtttaattattttttccttAGCTTTCTTGTTCTACCAAAGTTCTCTCTTATTTAAGCATTGGAGAGCCTGAATGGAGCTAATCTGAggagtcttttctttttttttttggtgtgcaAGACAGGGATCGTTTGATCGGGTTTTGGACAAAAGCAGCCATGTTCGATGAGGACATGTACTTCACCTGCTATTTCAGGATTGCCATCGAAAACAATCTGGAACACAACTTTACAAATCGATATGTTTTATCATTAGGCATTTTGGCACTTGCAAACCAGTTAGTCAGCTAGAAGTATTTTTTTCAACTAGTTTTCATATGGCAACTCTGATTGTCGTACAGCTTAATGAGCTGTGTCACATTTTTCATCCGTAAATGCGGGGAGTTTGGAACCTATGGCAGGTTAAGGTCAGTAACTTCTACATTTCAAGTTTAGCATAGCCATCTGACATGGTCAAGTGGCATAACAAGCCAGTCAAGCTTTAACATTGTTATCCAGTAAGCAGTATTCTTTGCCACTATTTCCTGTCAAAAAGGAGGCAGCTCTGACTCTCCATACCGTGAGAGTAACATGAATTAGCAACACGAATCAAGAGTAGACCCATATTCTTATGGTCTGAGAGATGAGCAGTTGTATCCTCTATAGTCTCTTAATCTCTCCCTTTGTATGTGTTACATAGGTTGCAAGATAGCAAGGGTGATCCAGAACAGAGCATTTCTAAGTTGGCATCCATTACCTCACAACTAGGAGGAGCGATAGTTTAATAGAATCAAGTTGGGCAGACCAGTAATTCGTAACATACCGCTGTTGCATATATATTGATGCGATAACAAACAGTAGTGACTGGTCAGCTGCTCCTACTTGGAAGGATAGCATGCAAGAAAATACATCTCAACAATAGATAACCCTGACAAGCAAACCTCTCATTGCTTTTAACAAGCTTTCAGCCTTTAAACTCACTGGTCAGCAGTTCTGCTCACTCTCATCAcagcataataaataaataaataaagaaataaataaaaagtttgTACTTTAACAATACCAAGCACAAGCAGCTAAGATTCCGCAACTCCAGTTGCAATTTGTTCTGCCGGCCACTTAGTCATTTGATATAAGATGACAACTGCAGTTCATCGATCTGCATTTAACAGAACACATGCTGTCTGCGGAGCTTCTGCTCCATTAAACTGAGCACGGGCATAAATATGAACCCACGAACAGAAATCTTATACATGAAGTAAAATCAGGAGGGGTGAAAGTCCCTCACATTTATTCGAGTATGGGTCCATGAAAAATTCATGAAGTGGATACACCTCGGCTCGACATCCAGGGACTTTATGCAATGCAGGGTAACGGACTGGTTTCCACTTCTTACAGATAGCACAGCACCAGCAGCAGCCAAAATGGAACAGTTCCTATATAGCTGTGAAATATTCCTTGCTGAGTTTAGGGTCTGGCTTCATAGACCTCTCCCCAGGCTTCCATCCTGCAGGGCAGACCTCATCTGGGTTCTCTTGGACATATTGCAATGCCTGAAAAGCACAGTAAAGAAGTTTGAATTAATCTGGGCAGGTAGAGTTTATCTAGCCTACAAAATTTACAGGGTTAATAATCCAAGCAACAGGAGAGGTATCTGCAATCTAAATTGGCAGCCACAaaaaagatatcacaaattctagatttatttgatagTTCTTGAGTGGGTTACTGCTGCAACAAACTgtatttattaaaatttattggtGAAATATTAAGCAAAATGTATGATTTGGTAGCTTTCAGGAAACAGCTCATCCCCCAGGCAAAAAATGGATTACGGGATGCAAATTGGAGTGACCGACCAAATAATGAAACACATCTTGTTATAAAGCAGAACGAGAGCTCTGAACGTTCTTCTCCAATTTTACCTGAAGCGTCCCCATGGTTTCATCAACACTCCGTCCACTTGCAAGGTTACTAATCAAGTAATTGGTAATCACAAGCATCTTGGCTTGACAATCAAGTTCATGTAAAGCTACTGGGATTTAGAATCTGACCAGTGTTGAAACAGAAATCACCATGTTTTGGACCTCTTCGTTCACTTCTGGGCACATTAGGTTTAACCTAAGCCAGCACTACCTTACTGGAAGACTAATTTCACCTGGATTCTGCTAGAATGTCTTGGGCCAGGCTGACCAAAATGTACTGCAGAACTAAAAAACTTAAACCATGATAATTTAACTTCCAAACAACACTTTATAGTTCATTTCGTCACAAGAAAGATGTCACAAATTAAAAGTTCTCAAGCAATCATTTCTTGGCAAGGGAAAAGGAATTGTTTTATTCTGTGGATGATGCATTCATGGTGTTGTTTAGCATCATAACAAGTATCACTAATGACAAAACCAGAAGGAAAAAATCAACAGTGGAGGTCTTAAGTCATTCATAAAGCTGATACAGCATGTGGTGCATGGCTGCTTTGGCCAATTCTTCATCCTATTTGATATTATGAAGGACATTGACAGATTCTAGCAGCAAGTTGTCTGGTTGCATGCTCCATGTTAGCCCTTTAAGTGCAGAATAACCTTTTATCCAGAGTCAATGACTTTACAACTAGGTTTACTACTGTTGCGACTGTCATGATCCCCCTGCGCAGGCATGTCTAGCTCCAGCCATAAGCTTGGAGTGCAGACTTGCATGTGCAGAAATGCATAGGCACACACAAATGCATCCATAATGGTATTTAGACTTAGCTCCAAAGAATTATAATTTACTGACCAATACCTTCCAATATCTTCAGAGTAATTCCCATATCGAGAAAGACCAGAGTAGCAACTGCTAGTAACTCAATGCCTACACAGTACAATACCATAAAAATATACAATACCACACAGTTCTGAATTActcatttcaatttttttgaataattttgAGTATCTTTTGCATAATGATTAGACTAGCTTGCGACCAAAATTTTCACCTATGCAGTAAGCCCATATTCTAAGTCAGCTACAGCCAATTTCTTGAAACGTGCATGATATAAAATTGAAACAGGTTTTTTGCATAAgcttttttttaacaataaattttgacaaGAAACCAAAGAAAGCTTTGATGATATAAAAATTAGTGAAAACACATGCACAAAGAAGCCTCCCAGGACCAACCAATGAAACAAATATCAGTCATGGCCATAGTttcaattttcttatttttccagTAATTTCCAATATCCAAAATCATCAAATATGCCATCTGTATTGTACTTTTTTCCCTTTTACCATAATTGTTTCTTGAGATATTTTAATATCCCTTTAGGTCATTATTGTTCTTTTAACAAATAAACACCCTTGGTCAGCATATAGATGACCAACAACCAGCCATagattgaaaaaagaaaaaaacaaatggCAAATAAGAAGGTAAACGGGAGGTCAACAATATTTTCCCCATGATTATGAAGAAAGCATTTCTCAGTTTAAATTGTTGGGTATCGCTATTGAAAACCCACTGGAGATCTCCCTACCATGAGCTGTTAGATGGTCCTAGGCTTTACGGCCACTTAAATCAAAATATGCTGATACATTGCACACGAGCATTCTCAACTCTGCTGAATGCTCTTATTTTGTTGGATTAGATTATCAGGATATTTCTAAGACAAAGGGCAAAAAGATCGTAATCTTCTCGTAGAGGACAACAGCTACAAGCAATGCATTATCCAATTTAGTGGAATGTGCAGCATGTATCGCAACTTCTAATTAATACCATCGCCACTGTAATCATAATACAGGGAGAACCTACTATCAAAGCCGAATTTTCCAGAGAACAaacaaaagagaggaaggaataCCAAAATCGAATGCAATTGTGTGTACCTTGCTGAACTCCTGATCAAAGACTGCTTCAGCTTCAAAATCTAGCGCCAGATTTCCAGCCAGTGGCAGCTCATTCTGAAAAAATAATCAACTCACTCAGCAAATGAAGATTAAAAGTCCCGAACCCAAAAAAGCACTCAAGCGaagtaaaacaagaaaaaaaaacaacgaTAACCCAAAGAGTATTGCCGCTGCATTAGAAAAACCACGAGAAACAATCAATTActggaaaaaacaaaaaatccaaAACCCTGATAAGAGTGACGGGATCGAGAATAGAATAACCTAGATTGACCAGGAAATCCGGCAACAGGAACGAAACGCCATCAAATCATAATAAGAATAGAAATTCCTGGTGTCTGGGAGAACAACCCCGCCGACGGCA
Encoded here:
- the LOC103703136 gene encoding uncharacterized protein LOC103703136 isoform X1 gives rise to the protein MENSTLNGSFLVLNLGNNTVGLGNSSAFPVASNAFNQNTVEGTPNLNAVSKMDTLSNSTDEASSASESQKGKRTSSEMQDPDWVPEKKARKSSSSASRPTRPKQGQSVGKNASEIPPVGDNSMFGSKSGLPPPYLVNLLQFFGWRVIFRPGFGDYIYISPNGIAYYSLPKAFETFLHGTSKYKEKAWSASQFRENRGLDGTFVGGLSASNVGLQSGAAAPGNSIAEIPASNVPLQSGVAYEGGGKKGKSIKTKNSTIRENVEPGMTSNVGLQSGTTSDGNSIAGLPSSNVTMQSHVAAEGSGKKGESIRTKNSTIRGNVEPEMTSKKPPQLKQYSVYKISKASSNMPGTVVSEGANQVVSSSMVDEKTKLHVEDRCLDNESNKMAGSCSLTIENDRPCTNGTRQDGELLEVRKSMQISGRHVPVESKVDNAETDGNFSYLSTCRVSGNAVNAVRGKEEQKFRTSQAKIVLDNMPEVCMIDQSSNNEVRKSKSSSMGVTRNTHSSTTCVEKDSQIVGVRRSRRANKKNVPVDSEVHAELMVENNLASSKSVVNTAPRKNKGKSLVSESVIDEKMNFSMTGKSSGSEAQKLDCSIAILSRQTDVSDMHQSGDVLGVRRSVRINGKHVCVDDELYAEMGVDDTFLDLSKFAANTVLKNQEELITNFSGLNDKEGRSPESDNMQLKQTNSKKSDSQKFRTPKQVESHDSRKGGKAKNPGSEKSSASQKEIEVAKRKPASGGNLNTKQKKKRSRGCSLIVRRNGKENHHEEISSQTKLTILSWLIDFGILTENEKVVYISKNSMGNIPNGLVTRGGIWCDSCKEVEPLSKFKAHAGSDLYLPWDNIFLMSGKTLTQCLLEAWEKEKKLNKVGFQTVGTVGSDPSDDTCGVCADGGHLICCDNCPSTFHQDCVMLKALPEGAWYCPYCRCAFCMVAEHGSKRGPDTSALLLCKQCRRKYHQQCAWGNDINEIGSVPISFCGKKCKKLATQLSDMLGVSNSMEGGFSWTLLKCLDEEEGVISHEKLPFIMECNVKLSMALSVLNECFVPLMDQRTGVDVICQAVYNRGSNFNRLNYEGFHTLILEKDEEIISVASLRFHGTNLAEMPFVGTRPIYQKQGMCHRLLKATEDMLSSLCIKKLIIPAIPDLLDMWMKSFSFKPLEPSFKDEIRDLSMVVFARTNLLQKSICNIRAVDQEDIQTDNSNSHGKNTKKNDELPCTFSEHSETGGFVAADQDWWNYNTEGHINGIPDPWRMNTDLSEIQHPKVPNVSVFNSLPAFDTSMTDPETLSQSLTTEPLSFPPVNMVIDHNPFGTRIISTPDSQLNSWLQSANEARDAQYDAVTCTLSFENLIRMRS
- the LOC103703136 gene encoding increased DNA methylation 1-like isoform X2, with the protein product MENSTLNGSFLVLNLGNNTVGLGNSSAFPVASNAFNQNTVEGTPNLNAVSKMDTLSNSTDEASSASESQKGKRTSSEMQDPDWVPEKKARKSSSSASRPTRPKQGQSVGKNASEIPPVGDNSMFGSKSGLPPPYLVNLLQFFGWRVIFRPGFGDYIYISPNGIAYYSLPKAFETFLHGTSKYKEKAWSASQFRENRGLDGTFVGGLSASNVGLQSGAAAPGNSIAEIPASNVPLQSGVAYEGGGKKGKSIKTKNSTIRENVEPGMTSNVGLQSGTTSDGNSIAGLPSSNVTMQSHVAAEGSGKKGESIRTKNSTIRGNVEPEMTSKKPPQLKQYSVYKISKASSNMPGTVVSEGANQVVSSSMVDEKTKLHVEDRCLDNESNKMAGSCSLTIENDRPCTNGTRQDGELLEVRKSMQISGRHVPVESKVDNAETDGNFSYLSTCRVSGNAVNAVRGKEEQKFRTSQAKIVLDNMPEVCMIDQSSNNEVRKSKSSSMGVTRNTHSSTTCVEKDSQIVGVRRSRRANKKNVPVDSEVHAELMVENNLASSKSVVNTAPRKNKGKSLVSESVIDEKMNFSMTGKSSGSEAQKLDCSIAILSRQTDVSDMHQSGDVLGVRRSVRINGKHVCVDDELYAEMGVDDTFLDLSKFAANTVLKNQEELITNFSGLNDKEGRSPESDNMQLKQTNSKKSDSQKFRTPKQVESHDSRKGGKAKNPGSEKSSASQKEIEVAKRKPASGGNLNTKQKKKRSRGCSLIVRRNGKENHHEEISSQTKLTILSWLIDFGILTENEKVVYISKNSMGNIPNGLVTRGGIWCDSCKEVEPLSKFKAHAGSDLYLPWDNIFLMSGKTLTQCLLEAWEKEKKLNKVGFQTVGTVGSDPSDDTCGVCADGGHLICCDNCPSTFHQDCVMLKALPEGAWYCPYCRCAFCMVAEHGSKRGPDTSALLLCKQCRRKYHQQCAWGNDINEIGSVPISFCGKKCKKLATQLSDMLGVSNSMEGGFSWTLLKCLDEEEGVISHEKLPFIMECNVKLSMALSVLNECFVPLMDQRTGVDVICQAVYNRGSNFNRLNYEGFHTLILEKDEEIISVASLRFHGTNLAEMPFVGTRPIYQKQGMCHRLLKATEDVYVIFIMHKEADHSCHS